The Mycobacterium avium subsp. avium genomic sequence TGCCGCCGCCGTCGACCAGCACGAGCACCAGCACGGTCACGGTCACCGGCACCCCGACCGCGACGTCCACCCCGACCACCACCGTGACCACGCCCCCCAGCCTGCCGCCCGGGCGGTGACGCTCAAGCCCACGGGCTGCTCACCGGGTGCTGCTCGGCCTGCTGTGGCCGCACCTCCACCTGCCCGGCGCCTGGGGCGTCACGGCGGTGGCCCTTGTCCCTCTCGGTGTGCATCGTGGTGGGCATCGTCATCATCATCGGTGGGCTCTGACGGCGCTACCGCGCGTGCACGTCCGGCGTGCGGACATGCTCGGGACGGAAACCGCGGCCGACCACAAGTGGCGGAATGGCTTGCAGCGGACCAAAACCCACGATCTTCGGGACGTGGATCGGGGATAGGTCACCGTTCAGGTTCGGCGCGATCGCGTTGTCCTGCATCAGCACCTGGACGGCCTGCACGATGCGGGTGGGCAGTTCGCGTCGCCGCTGCACCTTCGCCAGATCGCGATCGGTCACCCGGCCCTGTTGCAGCGGCGCGCACAGGATGTTGGCGGCGGCCACCGCGTCGGCGACGGCGAGGTTGATCCCGACGCCGCCGGCCGGCGACATGGCGTGCGCGGCGTCGCCGATGCACAAAAGGCCGGTGCGCCACCATGTTTCGAGCCTGTCCACCCGGACGTCGAGCTCGCTGGTGTCGTCCCACGAGGTCAGGTCGTTCACGTGTTCGCGCAACCGCGGCTGCGCGGTGACGATCCGTTCCTTGAACTCCTCCAACGATCCGCCCTTGGGGCTGGCGCCCTTCGGCATCAGATAGGCGACTTGCCAGTAGTCGCCCCGGTAGATCATGGCCATCATCAGGCCCTTACGGAACACGCCGAACAGCTCCCGGGGGTCGCCCGGACGCCATTTCAGCCGGAACCACAGCACGTCCATCGGCGAGTGCGCCTGGGCCGTCCGCAGCCCCGCGGCGGCGCGCACCGCGGATTTGCGTCCGTCCGCGGCGATCACCAGATCCGCCCGCACCTCGTCGTGGGGGGTGCGCACGCCGGCCACTCGATCGCCCTCGAGGATCAGGTCGGTCACTTCGGCGTTGCGGATAAGCGTGAATTCCGGGTAGGCAGCAGCCTTTTCGGCGATGAAGTCGAGAAAGTCCCACTGCGGCATCATGGCGATATAGGGCTGGTTGAAACCGAGCCGCTTGAGCACTTTGAAGTTGCCGAAGGTGCGAATCGAGCCGTCGGTGTCGAAGGCGACGGTGTCGATCTTGGTGTGCGGCAGGCGCAGGAACTCGTCGATGAGGCCCAGCTCGTCCATGATCCGCAGCGTGGTCGGATGCACGGTGTCGCCGCGGAAGTCGCGCAGGAAGTCGTTGTGCTTTTCCAAGACGACGACCGGGATTCCGGCCCGGGCGAGCAGCAGCGCGTGCACCATCCCGGCGGGACCGCCCCCGGCAACGCACACCTGAGTCCGGATCACTTGCGCAGGCTACCTCAGGCCGCGACCCGGGCCGGGCTCATCCGGCACGACCCGCCCGGAACGAAACACCCCCGATCCCGAACGGACCGGGGGTGTTTCGCACCGCCTACTCAGTGATGGTGATGACCGTGGCCGTGGTCGTCGGCCTCCTCGGCCGGCTTGTCGACCACCGCCGTCTCGGTGGTGAGCACCATCCGCGCCACCGAGGCCGAGTTGAGCACCGCCGAGCGGGTCACCTTGACCGGGTCGATGACGCCGTCGGCGATCAGGTCGCCGTAGCCGAGCTTCTCGGCGTTGAGCCCGTGACCGGCGGGCAGCTCGGCGACCTTGTGCACGGCCACCGCGCCGTCCAGCCCGGCGTTGCTGGCGATCCAGTACAGCGGCGCCCCCAGCGCCTCGGCGAAGACGTCGACGCCCAGGGCCTGATCGCCGCTCAGCGATCCGCGCAGCTCGTCGAGGGCCTTGCGGGCCTGCAGCAGCGCCGACCCACCGCCGGCGACGATGCCCTCCTCGACCGCGGCCTTGGCGGCGGCCACCGCGTCCTCGACGCTCTCCTTGCGTTCCTTGAGCGCGGTCTCGGTGGCCGCACCGACCTTGATCACCGCCACGCCGCCGGCCAGCTTGGCCAGCCGCTCCTGCAGCTTCTCGCGGTCCCAGTCGGAGTCGGTCTTCTCGATCTCGGCGCGCAGCTGCTTGATCCGGTTGGCCACGGCGTCTTTGGCGCCGCCGCCGTCGACGATGATGGTGTCGTCCTTGCTGACCACCACCCGCCGGGCCGAGCCGAGCACCTCGGTGCCGACCTCGCGCAGCAGCAGGCCGGTGTCGGGGTTGATCACCTGCCCGCCGGTCACGATGGCCAGGTCCTCCAGGAACGCCTTGCGCCGATCGCCGAAGAACGGCGCCTTGACCGCAACGGCTTTCAGCGTCTTGCGAATGGAGTTGACGACGAGGGTGGCCAGCGCCTCGCCCTCGATGTCCTCGGCGATGATCAGCAGCGGCTTGCCCGACTCGGCGACCTTCTCCAGCATCGGCAGCAGGTCGGGCAGCGAGCTGATCTTCTCCTGGTGCAACAGGATCACCGGGTCATCCAGCACGGCCTGCTGGGCGTCGAAGTCGGTGACGAAGTAGGCCGACAGGAAGCCCTTGTCGAAGCCGACGCCCTCGGTGAACTCCAGCTCGGTGTTCAGCGTCGAGGACTCTTCGACGCTGACCACGCCGTCGACCCCGACCTTGGTCATCGCCTCGCCGACCAGCTCGCCGAGCACCTGGTCGCGCGACGACACGGTCGCCACCTGGGCGATCGCGTCCTTGCCGGACACCGGGGTGGCCGAGGCCAGCAGCGCCTCGGACACCGCGTCGGCGGCCTTGGAGATTCCGGCGCCGAGCTCGATGGGGTTGGCGCCCGCCGCCACCAGCCGCAGGCCGCCCTTCACCAGCGCCTGCGCCAGCACGGTCGCGGTGGTGGTGCCGTCGCCGGCGACGTCGTTGGTCTTGGTCGCCACCGACTTCACCAGCTGGGCGCCCAGGTTCTCGAACGGGTCCTCCAGGTCGATCTCCCGCGCGACGGTGACGCCGTCGTTGGTGACGGCCGGCCCGCCGAATGCCTTGGCCAGCACCACATGCCGGCCCCGCGGACCCAGCGTCACCCGGACCGCGTCGGCAAGCGTGTTGACGCCGGCCTCGATGGCGCGGCGCGCGGTCTCGTCGTACTCAATGATCTTGCTCATCAGGCTCCTTCAAACCGGGCTGTAACGCATGCCGCCCCGGAAATCACCCGCGTGGGGACGCGGGGATCGCCGGGGCGGGACACGGTTGTTACTTGGAGACGACAGCCAGCACGTCGCGCGCCGACAGGATCAGGTACTCCTCGCCGTTGTACTTGATCTCGGTGCCGCCGTACTTGCTGTAGATGACGGTGTCGCCTTCCGAGACGTCCAGCGGAATGCGCTTCGCGCCGTCGTCGTCCCACCGGCCGGGACCGACGGCGACGACGGTGCCTTCCTGCGGCTTCTCCTTGGCGGTGTCGGGAATGACCAGACCGGATGCGGTCGTGGTCTCGGCCTCGTTGGCCTGCACGAGAATCTTGTCCTCGAGTGGCTTGATGTTCACCTTCGCCACGATTGGAGCCCTCCAGTGTTTGGGTCGGGTTCGGGGCGCGCCCCGAACATGCCGAATAATCAGGTGTTCGGCATTCGTCCATGCCCGAGCGCCGTCGTCGCGGGTGCCGACACCGGGCTTGGTCGATTGCCACCTAGCACTCTATACATGCGAGTGCTAGCACTCAAGGGCACTCCGCTGCTTCTCGTGTGTTCGCCGTCGGCGATCAGCTGACCTGCGCTTTCACCACCGGCAGGCCCGGATCGGTGGGCACGTCCAACGGCGACGGCGGCGCCCCGGCGGCCACCAGATGCGCGGCGAACGACGCGATCATCGCCCCGTTGTCGGTGCACAGCCCCGGCCGGGGTATGCGCAGCGTCAGCCCGGCCGCCGCGCAGCGCTGCTCGGCCAGCTCGCGCAGCCGCGAGTTGGCGGCCACTCCCCCCGCGATCAGCAGGGTGGTGACGCCGAGGTCGGTGGCCGCGCGCACCGCCTTGCGGGTCAGTACGTCGGCGACGGCCTCCTGGAAGCCGGCCGCGACGTCGGCGTTCACCGCGTCCGGGTGGCTTTCCAGGTACCGCGCCACAGCCGTCTTGAGCCCGGAGAAACTGAACGCGTACGGGGCGTCACGCGGGCCGGTCATGCCGCGCGGGAACACGATCGCCTCCCGGTCGCCGGTGCGGGCCAGCTCGTCGAGCACCCGGCCGCCCGGGTAGCCCAGCCCCAGCAGCCGCGCCACCTTGTCGTAGGCCTCGCCCGCGGCGTCGTCGACGGTGCTGCCCAGCTCGATGATCGGGTCGCCGAGCGAGCGCACCTGCAGCAGGTGGGTGTGGCCGCCGGAGACCAGCAGCGCGACGCACTCGGGCAGCGGCCCGTGCTGGTAGACGTCGGCGGCCAGGTGCCCGCCCAGGTGGTTGACGGCGTAGAACGGCACCCCCCAGGCCGCCGAATACGCTTTGGCCGCAGCGACTCCCACCAGCAGGGCACCGGCCAGCCCGGGCCCGATGGTGGC encodes the following:
- a CDS encoding FAD-dependent oxidoreductase, translated to MIRTQVCVAGGGPAGMVHALLLARAGIPVVVLEKHNDFLRDFRGDTVHPTTLRIMDELGLIDEFLRLPHTKIDTVAFDTDGSIRTFGNFKVLKRLGFNQPYIAMMPQWDFLDFIAEKAAAYPEFTLIRNAEVTDLILEGDRVAGVRTPHDEVRADLVIAADGRKSAVRAAAGLRTAQAHSPMDVLWFRLKWRPGDPRELFGVFRKGLMMAMIYRGDYWQVAYLMPKGASPKGGSLEEFKERIVTAQPRLREHVNDLTSWDDTSELDVRVDRLETWWRTGLLCIGDAAHAMSPAGGVGINLAVADAVAAANILCAPLQQGRVTDRDLAKVQRRRELPTRIVQAVQVLMQDNAIAPNLNGDLSPIHVPKIVGFGPLQAIPPLVVGRGFRPEHVRTPDVHAR
- the groES gene encoding co-chaperone GroES, which gives rise to MAKVNIKPLEDKILVQANEAETTTASGLVIPDTAKEKPQEGTVVAVGPGRWDDDGAKRIPLDVSEGDTVIYSKYGGTEIKYNGEEYLILSARDVLAVVSK
- the groL gene encoding chaperonin GroEL (60 kDa chaperone family; promotes refolding of misfolded polypeptides especially under stressful conditions; forms two stacked rings of heptamers to form a barrel-shaped 14mer; ends can be capped by GroES; misfolded proteins enter the barrel where they are refolded when GroES binds), which translates into the protein MSKIIEYDETARRAIEAGVNTLADAVRVTLGPRGRHVVLAKAFGGPAVTNDGVTVAREIDLEDPFENLGAQLVKSVATKTNDVAGDGTTTATVLAQALVKGGLRLVAAGANPIELGAGISKAADAVSEALLASATPVSGKDAIAQVATVSSRDQVLGELVGEAMTKVGVDGVVSVEESSTLNTELEFTEGVGFDKGFLSAYFVTDFDAQQAVLDDPVILLHQEKISSLPDLLPMLEKVAESGKPLLIIAEDIEGEALATLVVNSIRKTLKAVAVKAPFFGDRRKAFLEDLAIVTGGQVINPDTGLLLREVGTEVLGSARRVVVSKDDTIIVDGGGAKDAVANRIKQLRAEIEKTDSDWDREKLQERLAKLAGGVAVIKVGAATETALKERKESVEDAVAAAKAAVEEGIVAGGGSALLQARKALDELRGSLSGDQALGVDVFAEALGAPLYWIASNAGLDGAVAVHKVAELPAGHGLNAEKLGYGDLIADGVIDPVKVTRSAVLNSASVARMVLTTETAVVDKPAEEADDHGHGHHHH
- the tsaD gene encoding tRNA (adenosine(37)-N6)-threonylcarbamoyltransferase complex transferase subunit TsaD yields the protein MTTILAIETSCDETGVGIARLDADGAVTLLADEVASSVDEHVRFGGVVPEIASRAHLEALGPTMRRALSAAGVTKPDVVAATIGPGLAGALLVGVAAAKAYSAAWGVPFYAVNHLGGHLAADVYQHGPLPECVALLVSGGHTHLLQVRSLGDPIIELGSTVDDAAGEAYDKVARLLGLGYPGGRVLDELARTGDREAIVFPRGMTGPRDAPYAFSFSGLKTAVARYLESHPDAVNADVAAGFQEAVADVLTRKAVRAATDLGVTTLLIAGGVAANSRLRELAEQRCAAAGLTLRIPRPGLCTDNGAMIASFAAHLVAAGAPPSPLDVPTDPGLPVVKAQVS